Proteins encoded in a region of the Vicia villosa cultivar HV-30 ecotype Madison, WI linkage group LG5, Vvil1.0, whole genome shotgun sequence genome:
- the LOC131604710 gene encoding uncharacterized protein LOC131604710 produces MIAKSASEEEHVGHLLKLFQRLRKYKLRLNPSKCTFGVRSRKLLGFIVSQRGIEVDPDKVKAILEMPPPKTEKQVSDVIKYMSNWKMHSRIGKWVLALTEYSLAFMPLKSMKGQVVSDFIVDHAVVENPQLYVELKPWRLFFDGSTHKEGSGVGILLISPNGIPIKFKYRIEGPLCSNNEAEYEALIVGLEALLELGQPRLLNFFEYVDIKHVPRIKNQEENDLAQIASGYRISKEKLEELVEVRGKVMATRLSPRDLENTQLGYANKEEFKVLAIDTLIDTDWRSPILNYLKNLSIDTERKIKYIALSYVLMETNCSKSLSKSSSDSRACGFLPDDPSVSASSAVVKIFHASRL; encoded by the exons atgattgccaagtctgcaTCAGAAGAAGAACATGTGGGGCACCTATTGAAGTTGTTCCAACGTTTGAGAAAATACAAGCTGCGTCTGAATCCGAGTAAGTGCACATTTGGTGTCCGCTCTAGAAAGCTACTAGGTTTCATCgttagccaaagaggtattgaggtTGACCCCGACAAAGTCAAAGCCATTCTAGAAATGCCTCCTCCAAAAACCGAAAAACAAGTCAGTgatgttatcaaatatatgtcgAATTGGAAaatgcatagtcgaattggaaaATGGGTGTTAGCCCTAACTGAGTACTCTTTGGCTTTTATGCCTTTAAAATCTATGAAGGGACAGGTCGTCTCAGACTTTAtagttgaccatgcagtggttgaaaacccCCAACTTTATGTGGAATTGAAACCTTGGAGATTGTTCTTCGACGGTTCTACCCATAAAGAGGGTAGTGGAGTTGGAATTTTATTAATTTCTCCTAATGGAATTCCAATAAAATTCAAGTATCGAATCGAAGGCCCTCTTTGCTCAAACAATGAAGCAGAGTACGAAGCCCTTATTGtaggacttgaagccttgttggaattggggcAACCAAG ACTGCTCAATTTTTTTGAATATGTGGACATAAAACATGTTCCAAGAataaaaaatcaagaagaaaatgaCTTGGCACAAATAGCTTCGGGTTACAGGATCTCGAAAGAGAAACTGGAGGAATTAGTCGAGGTTAGAGGAAAAGTGATGGCTACGAGATTATCTCCAAGAGATTTGGAAAATACGCAGTTAGGATATGCAAACAAAGAAGAGTTCAAAGTGCTAGCCATTGATACTTTAATAGATACCGATTGGAGAAGTCCAATCCTCAACTATCTGAAAAATCTTTCGATAGATACAGAAAGGAAGATTAAGTACATAGCCTTGTCTTACGTTCTTATGGAAACGAATTGTTCAAAAAGTCTCTCGAAG TCAAGTTCTGACAGTCGAGCTTGCGGATTTCTTCCTGACGATCCTTCGGTGTCTGCATCTTCTGCTGTAGTAAAGATATTTCATGCTTCCAGGCTTTAA
- the LOC131604709 gene encoding uncharacterized protein LOC131604709: protein MEEGTLSTLIQFYDPLYHCFTFPEYQLLPTLEEYSSIIGLPITRRIPFTSLEQDLKPCEIAKSTHFRKGEIEKNMVTKGGLPGLPAEFLIEKALTLSQERKEENFDVVFALDTYYSIHLRNYYGKGMVTCCTPLLYKWHISHLPEFWSQKEGLKWSHKIATLTNTKIFWTSNHFYRMKTLDCCGDFPNVPLIGTKGEISYSPVLARRQFGFPMDKRPRSNLLDGFFLEERVENKEFRERIANAWHPSHRREIKDWKTKGDLSLETFDSWVFSLEQLHPQLRNMFHPL from the exons ATGGAAGAAGGAACCCTTTCCACTCTGATCCAGTTCTATGACCCATTGTATCATTGCTTCACCTTCCCTGAATATCAACTATTGCCTACCTTGGAAGAGTATTCAAGCATTATTGGGTTACCTATTACTAGAAGAATCCCCTTCACTAGTTTAGAACAAGATCTCAAGCCTTGTGAGATTGCAAAATCCACTCATTTTAGAAAGGGAGAAATTGAAAAGAACATGGTTACTAAAGGAGGATTACCTGGGTTACCTGCTGAGTTCTTAATCGAGAAAGCTCTCACCTTGTcacaagaaagaaaggaagaaaacTTTGATGTTGTTTTTGCCTT GGACACTTACTATTCTATTCATCTTAGAAATTACTATGGAAAGGGAATGGTTACCTGTTGTACTCCTTTGCTATACAAGTGGCACATATCTCATCTACCTGAATTCTGGAGCCAGAAAGAAGGATTGAAATGGTCACACAAGATCGCGACTCTTACCAACACTAAGATTTTTTGGACAAGCAATCACTTCTATAGAATGAAGACTTTAGACTGCTGTGGTGATTTCCCTAATGTGCCCCTCATTGGTACAAAAGGAGAAATCAGCTATAGCCCCGTGTTAGCTCGTCGTCAATTTGGGTTTCCTATGGACAAAAGACCAAGGAGCAATTTATTGGATGGGTTCTTTCTGGAAGAAAGAGTTGAGAACAAAGAGTTTAGAGAAAGGATCGCTAATGCTTGGCATCCAAGCCATAGAAGAGAAATCAAGGATTGGAAGACCAAAGGGGATCTCTCTCTTGAGACCTTTGATAGTTGGGTATTCTCCCTAGAACAACTGCACCCCCAATTGAGGAATATGTTCCACCCATTGTAG
- the LOC131606658 gene encoding uncharacterized protein LOC131606658, with protein MMLVTGWLPAYVKFAPQLDKLVAKPFYNRKNTNCSSKCSPQLQFGSNPFQRNSSKRCYCKTKDQDTPFSSDSPWESGDVWTNLALYLFTLHIPLSFGGLSVVSLLTGQQPLLHPQTQAISLVTIQVLEFSAALVLFKYTAKPHYKFSNFFKNNDNNWFLSSALGFGILVLLICLTSILGDRLFDFKPVSNTSLKEILLNSDISRVCCVVAYCIVTPLLEEVVYRGFLLTSLSSTMKWQQAIAISSVIFSAIHFSGENFVQLFIIGCVLGCSYCWTGNLNSSIVIHSLYNAVTLLITYFY; from the exons ATGATGTTGGTTACAGGGTGGTTACCTGCTTATGTTAAATTCGCCCCTCAACTTGATAAGTTGGTGGCCAAACCCTTTTACAACCGAAAAAATACAAATTGTAGTTCGAAATGTTCACCACAACTGCAATTTGGATCCAATCCCTTCCAACGCAACAGTTCGAAGAGGTGCTATTGCAAAACGAAAGACCAAGACACGCCATTTTCATCGGATAGCCCATGGGAGAGTGGGGATGTATGGACCAATCTTGCTCTCTATCTTTTCACTCTTCATATTCCCCTCAGTTTTGGAGGCTTATCCGTTGTTTCACTGCTCACTGGACAACAACCTCTTCTTCACCCACAGACTCAG GCCATATCACTTGTTACCATTCAAGTTCTTGAGTTTAGTGCAGCTCTGGTTTTATTCAAGTACACAGCTAAGCCACActataaattttcaaatttcttcaaaaataacGACAACAACTGGTTTTTATCATCAGCTCTGGGATTTGGGATTCTTGTTCTTCTCATTTGTCTAACATCAATACTAGGGGACAGATTATTCGACTTTAAG CCTGTCAGCAACACTTCACTGAAGGAGATCCTCCTGAATAGTGATATCTCAAGAGTTTGTTGTGTTGTTGCTTACTGTATTGTTACTCCTCTTTTGGAAGAAGTTGTTTATAGAGGATTTCTGCTAACGTCACTTTCCTCAACCATGAAGTGGCAACAAGCTATAGCCATAAGCTCTGTTATATTCAGTGCAATTCACTTCTCTGGTGAAAACTTTGTACAATTGTTCATCATTGGATGTGTCCTTGGATGCTCCTATTGCTGGACCGGAAATTTGAACTCGTCCATTGTTATTCATTCTTTGTACAATGCTGTAACTTTACTAATAacttatttttattag